Within the Deltaproteobacteria bacterium genome, the region TTCACGATAATGGTCTTTAAGTTATTTGTGGCATCTACGTTGACTGTCCAGCTCCTGTTAAAACCCATATCACCCAGGGCCTTGATGGGGTTCTGGGAGTCCTGATGGGTTCCACCGCTAAGCAGGGGATCGTCATAGGCGAGGTTTCGAAGCTCCTCTAACTGGTCCTGCGCAAGGGTGATCCCAATGGTCATCTGGTTGCTGAAGGAGTTACCCCTGGTGGAGACGATCTGCAACCCGGCCAGCCCCAAGAGCCCGATGGATAAGATCACCACAGCGACCATCACCTCCAATAACGTGAAGCCCGATCGTGTTTTTACAATGCTTGTCATACGTGTTTTAATACTCATCTATCCTTATCCTTCCTGCAGACGATACAACGACTTGTCGGCCTTTGTTGTTTTTCGTGTGTATCAAAAAAACCGTACCAGCGCCGAATCCCCCAGAATTATTTTTCGGTAAGCCCCTGGCATTAAAGGCGACTGACGGCTCTCCATTATCATTATTTGTGAACGTTATTCCATCACCTCCGCCTTTAGCAGTGTCAAAACCTATATTGCGGTATTCGTTGCTCCATATCACTTTTTTATAAATGTTAGTCTCCTCACTTGTACCTAAATCCAACTCAAGGTCATTATCATCGTCAGGAAACACGATGTAGTCATAATTTTTACCGCTTATACTTATGTTAAACGTTACCGTGCAATACTTACCCCTGTTAATCGCTTTCAATTTGGCGAATTGAAAATCTGACACCATTTCTCTTGCTGCTTGCCTTATCCTGTAGTTGTCCGCCCATTCCCCTATGGCTGGGGCCATAAAAAGAGCCGCGATGGCAATTATGGCCACCACCACCATCAACTCTATAAGAGTGATCCCCTTTGTCATCCCGTACACTCCTCTCTTAATAAACAAATTCTGTGCCAAAGTTTATCATATT harbors:
- a CDS encoding GspH/FimT family pseudopilin, which translates into the protein MTKGITLIELMVVVAIIAIAALFMAPAIGEWADNYRIRQAAREMVSDFQFAKLKAINRGKYCTVTFNISISGKNYDYIVFPDDDNDLELDLGTSEETNIYKKVIWSNEYRNIGFDTAKGGGDGITFTNNDNGEPSVAFNARGLPKNNSGGFGAGTVFLIHTKNNKGRQVVVSSAGRIRIDEY